Proteins encoded by one window of Campylobacter concisus:
- a CDS encoding twin-arginine translocation signal domain-containing protein — MQGSRRDFLKKSLKVGAAGGVLAVSAVAKVTSDDLAPDDNGVVVGKSNKKEVLYKKSKNWETYYKIAY, encoded by the coding sequence ATGCAAGGATCAAGAAGAGATTTTCTAAAAAAATCTCTAAAAGTCGGTGCTGCCGGCGGTGTACTCGCAGTCTCAGCCGTAGCAAAAGTGACTAGTGACGACTTAGCTCCTGATGACAATGGTGTCGTCGTTGGCAAGTCAAACAAAAAAGAGGTGCTTTATAAAAAAAGCAAGAACTGGGAAACCTACTATAAAATCGCATACTAA